The Arachis ipaensis cultivar K30076 chromosome B07, Araip1.1, whole genome shotgun sequence genome includes a window with the following:
- the LOC107608972 gene encoding probable pre-mRNA-splicing factor ATP-dependent RNA helicase DEAH2 → MGTERKRKVSLFDVVDDGAVKMAKPNGGAANAVGGNSLINRWNGRAYSQRYYEILEKRKTLPVWHQKEEFLQALKNNQTLILVGETGSGKTTQIPQFVLEAVDIESPDKRRKMMVACTQPRRVAAMSVSRRVAEEMDVNIGEEVGYSIRFEDCSSARTVLKYLTDGMLLREAMADPLLERYKVIVLDEAHERTLATDVLFGLLKEVLKNRPDLKLVVMSATLEAEKFQGYFNGAPLMKVPGRLHPVEIFYTQEPERDYLEAAIRTVVQIHMCEPPGDILVFLTGEEEIEDACRKITKEVSNMGDQVGPVKVVPLYSTLPPAMQQKIFEPAPPPVNEGGPPGRKIVVSTNIAETSLTIDGIVYVIDPGFAKQKVYNPRIRVESLLVSPISKASAHQRSGRAGRTQPGKCFRLYTEKSFHNDLQPQTYPEILRSNLANTVLTLKKLGIDDLVHFDFMDPPAPETLMRALEVLNYLGALDDDGNLTKLGEIMSEFPLDPQMSKMLVVSPEFNCSNEILSVSAMLSVPNCFVRPREAQKAADEAKARFGHIDGDHLTLLNVYHAYKQNNEDPSWCYDNFVNHRALKAADNVRQQLVRIMARFNLKLCSTDFNSRDYYVNIRKAMLAGYFMQVAHLERTGHYLTVKDNQVVHLHPSNCLDHKPEWVIYNEFVLTSRNFIRTVTDIRGEWLVDVAPHYYDLSNFPQCEAKRVLERLYKKREKERDEARSRK, encoded by the exons ATGGGTACGGAGAGGAAGAGGAAGGTGAGCCTGTTCGACGTGGTTGATGACGGTGCCGTTAAGATGGCGAAGCCGAACGGCGGCGCCGCCAACGCCGTCGGAGGAAACAGCCTCATAAACCGGTGGAATGGGAGGGCTTATTCGCAGAGGTACTATGAGATCTTGGAGAAGAGGAAGACGCTTCCAGTATGGCACCAGAAGGAGGAATTCCTGCAGGCGTTGAAGAATAATCAGACACTCATCCTCGTTGGTGAAACTGGCAGTGGTAAAACCACCCAG ATCCCCCAGTTTGTTTTGGAGGCTGTTGATATAGAAAGCCCTGATAAACGCAGAAAGATGATGGTTGCATGCACACAGCCACGTAGGGTGGCTGCAATGTCTGTCTCCCGGCGTGTGGCGGAAGAGATGGATGTGAATATTGGAGAAGAGGTTGGTTACAGCATCAGATTCGAAGATTGCAGTAGCGCAAGAACCGTTTTGAA GTATCTCACAGATGGTATGCTTCTGAGGGAGGCAATGGCTGATCCACTTTTGGAACGATATAAAGTAATTGTTCTTGATGAAGCACACGAAAGAACTTTGGCCACAGATGTGCTATTTGGCCTTCTAAAGGAAGTGCTTAAAAATAGACCTGACTTGAAGTTGGTCGTGATGAGTGCGACTCTTGAAGCTGAAAAGTTTCAGGGATATTTTAATGGCGCTCCACTTATGAAAGTTCCTGGAAGGTTACATCCAGTGGAGATTTTCTATACCCAGGAACCTGAAAGGGACTACTTGGAGGCTGCTATTAGGACGGTGGTGCAGATACACATGTGTGAACCTCCTGGAGATATACTTGTCTTCCTTACCGGTGAGGAAGAAATAGAGGATGCATGCCGCAAAATTACGAAAGAAGTTTCAAATATGGGAGATCAGGTAGGCCCTGTGAAAGTGGTTCCACTGTATTCTACTCTTCCGCCAGCAATGCAGCAGAAGATTTTTGAGCCAGCTCCTCCTCCAGTAAATGAGGGTGGACCCCCTGGAAGGAAGATTGTGGTGTCAACAAACATAGCTGAAACATCACTAACAATAGATGGTATAGTCTATGTCATTGACCCTGGCTTTGCTAAGCAGAAGGTTTATAACCCTCGCATCCGTGTTGAGTCTCTCTTGGTATCTCCAATATCAAAGGCTAGTGCACACCAGAGGTCTGGGCGTGCTGGAAGAACTCAACCAGGGAAATGTTTTAGACTTTATACTGAGAAAAGTTTCCATAATGATCTTCAGCCACAAACGTATCCTGAAATTTTGAGATCGAATCTTGCCAACACAGTTCTCACCTTGAAGAAACTTGGCATAGATGATTTAGTGCATTTTGATTTCATGGACCCTCCTGCCCCAGAGACCTTAATGCGGGCATTGGAAGTGTTAAATTACTTGGGTGCACTGGATGATGATGGTAACTTAACAAAGCTGGGTGAGATTATGAGTGAATTTCCTTTGGACCCACAGATGTCAAAGATGCTCGTTGTCAGTCCAGAATTCAACTGTTCAAATGAGATACTTTCAGTTTCTGCCATGCTATCAG TACCCAATTGCTTTGTCCGGCCTAGAGAGGCACAGAAAGCTGCTGATGAAGCGAAAGCTAGATTTGGGCACATTGATGGAGATCATCTCACGCTATTGAATGTATATCATGCCTACAAACAAAACA ATGAGGATCCTTCATGGTGCTATGATAATTTCGTTAATCATAGGGCACTGAAAGCAGCCGACAACGTTAGACAACAGCTAGTCCGTATCATGGCCAGGTTTAACCTGAAGTTATGCAGCACTGATTTCAATAGTCGGGACTACTACGTCAACATCAGAAAGGCTATGCTGGCGGGATATTTTATGCAGGTAGCTCATCTGGAGCGAACTGGACACTACTTGACTGTGAAAGACAACCAG GTGGTTCACTTGCACCCATCAAATTGTCTGGATCACAAACCTGAATGGGTCATCTATAATGAGTTTGTTCTTACAAGTCGGAATTTTATTAGAACTGTTACAGACATACGTGGTGAATG GTTAGTTGATGTAGCTCCACATTATTATGATTTGTCAAATTTTCCTCAATGCGAAGCGAAGCGTGTTCTTGAGAGGCTTTACAAGAAacgagagaaagaaagagatgaAGCCAGGAGTAGGAAATGA